In the genome of Mercurialis annua linkage group LG8, ddMerAnnu1.2, whole genome shotgun sequence, the window aaaaaaagtccAACTTTTCCATCTAGTTTGGGTGGACTTGATAAAAATAAGTGTCTAACTCCGGCTAAAAAATGGAtagttttccaaattttccatttAACATCCTAGCCAGTCTCTAGGGCTACGCCATTGTTAAAGTTCAACAAAAAGGGCCCAACTGACACGCACACTGCGCTTTAAACCAAGTCGACTGTGACAAGTTAATCAAATGGAGTCGCCACATACTTAAGTTATGAAATACCCTTTCTACCGACAGGATATCCCACTCATTTATGAATGCATGAGACATCGTACATCGCACCAAATGATTCAGATTCATGGACACAATTAACTCTTGTACTtggtttattaattttatcaatttagcaGGCATATCACAAGTAGAATAAATCACGTTATACGGGTAAAAAAAATTTCATCGAATAGAACGTGTGGATATAAATACTTGAAATTAAATGAGTGAAAATAAATGTAAACATGCATTACATTTATGACtagcatatgactcgatctgaacTGACATGGTGAGTAAGAAACAAATACTCCTAAACAAACCTTTAACTTTAGAGGTTTCTAACGCATAACAGACAAAAGTGGATTTTATTCCAATTATATGTATAAAGTCTAAACCGGATGTAaaagtgagattgattttattatttatcatctTAAGTGCATATACAACcactaattataaatttcatGGCAATTCGAGAATTTCCATGTGTTTGATTAGTTTGGAACTAGTTTAAAATACTGGATCTAAACATGCACACAAAGCAATAAACGTTTCCAACATGTTAAATAAAGAAATTGATATACATATCgtcaaaaaaatacttttaaatctCTTTTTCGAGTGTTTGCAAGGTTGTCAATCATTCGTTGGCAAAATTTAGGATTTggtaaaaaaatggaaattctTCCTTCGGTCGACACGAATCTACTAGTTCAAACCAGGTCGTTCCGCGTCCAAACAAAGCGGGAAACATCGAAACAAGTTGTTGGGCCAGAGAACTGGCATCATGGCCCGTGATGTTATTGATGACATGGAACCATGGCGTCATTAATGATGTAGCGGCGGCGAGCTGACTAAGGCAGGTCCCAGAAGttacataaaaaaaactgaaagtttacaaacgtacctaaaaatttaaatatctatttttttactccgcggTTTATTTCTTTACTCTGCAGTtacaaacagtttcaaaaaacacaatttgaaactgttttacaaaacgtgtcaaatacagtttctaatagagtttcaaacggtttcaaaaaataaaacaatttgagACTGTTTTATAAATCGTTTCAAAGAAGTTTCTAATTGTGTTTCAAATGGTTTATAAcggtttcttaaaaaataatttgaaaccgttttaaaaAAACTGTTTCTATTACAGTTTCAAAAGGTTTCAAAAAGTATCTAAATTGACATTTTTGAAAACCGTTTATAATatagtttcaaacaatttaaaaaaatggagtctttttacaaattttgagagtaaaaaaaataaattttcaaaaaacggAATATTTttgcaatatttttttaaaaaggagtattttgtgcaaattcctccttaaaaatttggttcaatttagCCCGacattgtttaaaaaattattcttgaTATAGTTTAAGGACATAGAAATGCGTTGTTCTTTAAATTTCCGGGTGCATCATAATCAAAATGTTGGTATGAACATAAATACAAGCTGATGTTTGCACAGGCAGCATCAGAGAAGTCACTATAATTGGCTGACAGCAGTGGTGCAGTTCTCCAACAACGGATTGAGGAACTAGGGAGACAACTAGAAAGAACAATGAGCAGAGAGCGTAGCCGGAGTAAAGTGAGGTATACATGTTGGCCATGGAGAGCTCTTTTTCATTCAAGTAGTAATGTAAATGTGAAAAGAATGGTACCTGAAATGCAGCCCTTCATTTAACAGTCTGTAACATTATTATCAactaaattttacatttatttcaTGGAGTTGCTGTTTCAAATTGGAAAAAAGTGTTTTTTTATTGCATTTCTTTCTTATGTTTGTGCAATATCTAATAATGGAGAATAGTTGCATGCCAACATATAGAAACTAGTGTTTCAATTAAGATAAACATGAACGTTACTACTCAAAACTATATTGGTTCATGTACCGAGCTATGACGGGTTTAAATGAGTTTAACCGAATTTAACTCTTTGAAGTACAAACTGAAGTTTAGTTCAGACAAATGAATTATAACTCAAAAAATATATACGGTGGTCAAAATTCTGTTAAAATTATGGGATAATTCCCCCTCAAGCAGGCTATGTATCGGTTTGGTTCGATCGATTCGGTTGGAAACCGATAGAATTTTGGAAAAAGTCCAGACCGAACTGAAGTTTCAGTTTGGAGCAAAAATACCGAACAATAACGGTTCggttaaaacaatttttttttaaattaaaattaatccaaaccttAAATACTTAGGGTCtaacaaattttaatatatatattatataaaattaatttacttatATATCAACAATAACTAAGAAATAaagacaaatatatatatatatatgaacaaatagatcactttaccccctaaacttggcacagagtatcaaaaacgtccaaattagcaaaacgggatcacttttaccctgaacttgtaaaAAATGGTACAAACCCTCCCCCCCCCCACTCTCAccaaagagagtgagatacactctccggttttgatggtggtttcggttttctaaggtggtttttgataaaaaaagtttaaaatagtcctaattgttttgaaacattttaaattaatacctaataattaaaaaaaataaaaattaatccttttaatttaaaagtttatatcACAAATTAACCCACAAATTTCATTACATACAACAAATTAAccctcaaattaatatttttaacaaaaataaattaatttttttttaattttttttttaaaaaaaaaacagacccggggtctgttcttcttcctcaagaacagaccccatggatctgttcttgaggaagaacatATCCAGGTTTGTTCTTGGAAGAACAGACCGCCGGAGTCTGTTCTTTAAAGAACAGacgtgggtctgttcttcaaagaacagactctggcggtctgttcttcaaagaacagactctggcggtctgttcttcaaagaacagacgccggagctgctgctcctcaggaGCAGCAGCTTTTCTTCTCCGGCGAGGAGCTCTTCCTCGccggaaatttaaaaaaaaaatgattttttttttctgaaaaaaagttcaaaatggCCCCTGGATTAATTAGaagttaattatgattaattggtattttggaatctcactctccaatttaGTGCCACATCAGCATTGGGGGGCTTTTTgaaccggttttgccaagttcggggtaaaagtgatccgattttgctaatttggacgtttttgatactttgcgccaagttcggggggtaaaatgatccttcgttcatatatatatatatatatatatatatatatatatatatatatatatatatatatatatatatatatatatttgtaagaaaattaatatttttttatattatagttTGATTTATTCGGTTTTTGAAATGCCCAAACCGAACTATTaaccgaacaccaaactttcTCTATATGGGAACTGAACCACACCGTTTCTACCGaaataaccgaaccaaacaacgAATTTCAGTTTCGTTCGGTTtagttttttggtttaattcggTTCTTGCACAGTCCTGCCCGCAAGCATCCAAAATTTTCCTTTTTCGATgatcttataaaaaaaagtccAACTTTTTCATCTAGTTTGGGTGGACTTGATAAAAATAAGTGTCTAACTCCGGCTAAAAAATGGAtagttttccaaattttccatttAACATCCTAGCCAGTCTCTAGGGCTACGCCATTGTCAAAGTTCAACAAAAAGGGCCCAACTGACACGCACGCTGCGCTTTAAACCAAGTCGACTGTGACAAGTTAATCAAATGGAGTCGCCACATACTTAAGTTATGAAATACCCTTTCTACCGACAGGATATCCCACTCATTTATGAATGCATGAGACATCGTACATCGCACCAAATGATTCAGATTCATGGACACAATTAACTCTTGTActtgatttattaattttatcaatttagcaGGCATATCACAAGTAGAATAAATCACGTTATACGGGTAAAAACAATCTCATCGAATAGAACGTGTGGATATAAATACTTGAAATTAAATGAgtgaaaaataaatgtaaacatGCATTACATTTATGACtagcatatgactcgatctgaacTGACATGGTGAGCAAGAAACAAATACTCCTAAACAAACCTTTAACTTTAGAGGTTTCTAACGCATAACAGACAAAAGTGGATTTTATTCCAATTATATGTATAAAGTCTAAACCGGATGTAaaagtgagattgattttattatttatcatctTAAGTGCATGTACAACcactaattataaatttcatGGCAATTCGAGAATTTCCATGTGTTTGATTAGTTTGGAACTAGTTTAAAATACTGGATCTAAACATGCACACAAAGCAATAAACGTTTCCAACATGTTAAATAAAgaaattgatatatatattgtcaaaaaaaatacttttaaatctCTTTTTCGAGTGTTTGTAAGGTTGTCAATCATTCGTTAGCCAAATTTAGgatttggtaaaaaaaatggaaattctTCCTTCGGTCGACACGAATCTACTAGTTCAAACCAGGTCGTTCCGCGTCCAAACAAAGCGGGAAACATCGAAACAAGTTGTTGGGCCAGAGAACTGGCATCATGGCCCGTGATGTTATTGATGACATAGAACCATGGCGTCATTAATGATGTAGCGGCGGCGAGCTGACTAAGGCAGGTCCCAGAAGTTACATAAAAAAAACTGCGATTAATTACGTGTTTCGTGGTTCCAACAGGAAGCGATTCCGAGTTCAAATGAAcccaaaaacacaaaaacaactTTCGAAAATTTATTTGGTGGCGCCGCTAAATCAGAGTGGCGGCGCCGCCACAACTCTCTAATTCGTTCGGGTTTCAGGTTCCGTCCAATAAACATACAAAAACGATAAAAACAAACATGGTtaaacctctagaaatcaacaattaatcaaaataactcataaaatcaatcaaaaaaaccTCTAAATATGGATCTAgaagtgaaataaaaaaatcatgacaCTTTACTCAGGAACGCTAAAAGTCCTAATCATGCATATGAAAGAATCAAATACGGATGCATAAACAAGAATACTTATGTATATAAAGACTGATTAGGGTCCTCATAAGTACCGTTTTAAGTCTTAAGGTCGTTTTCTAGTGATCTGTATGTAGAATCTAGTATAGAACGCTATGCAGATATAGATCTTTAAAGATTTGAAGCGTTGAAGCTTGGTTTGACTTATGTTAATTGTGTGCGATGGCTGAAACTTTACAGTATTGTGTGTGCAAGATCTAGGATTTTGTGTTGATTATGTGATATCCCTTATTATAGTGCttaaagtttttatttatagtaGTTAGGGTCCGTTGGGATTAGAGTTAGGGTTAGTGAGAGTTTAGGTTAGGTTAAAACTCTAATTTATtggttaattaaaaattaattttagaatagaaagtgtgccatgaaaaaaaaaattgcaaaaggATTATATTGGTCCTTGAGATTGTCAAAAAAGGCCTTTAGGGCCTCTAAAGTTAGGTTTAGGACAATTTAATTTGTCAGCTCTACAAATTAacttataaacttttaaaacattataattaatccaacttttaaacttttattacaAAACATTATAATTgcacaatttgaatttttaattatttgtaataaatatgcttcagttttttaaatttgtcgTTGTATATCGATCTAATCCATTTGAATTCTAACAAGCGGATTGCTAGCTCGTCACCCGAATGTCTCAGAAAATTATTATTGGGCGCCTATCGTTTTCTACCTGTCCAACAAAATGGGGGCGTTTAAAAGGTCGAGTTAGGATTTGCATCAGGATTAGCTAGGTGTgaacaatataattttttttttttgaaactaacaatataaattaattatttaattatattttaattatgtgtTGTCAAATTAAATAGAGAATAGAATGAAAAAGTGGCAAAACAGGTGTTTTACTCAAAGAACATTTAAAAGAAAGTGATTTGTTGGGACCAAACTCTCTCCAATTGTTCTCTATTATTCAACAAATTGGTTTCAACAACAAAAGCATAACTCCATAAAGAGTGTCTGTCTGTGTCACTGCCAAAATCTGAGAGCCACCGATCGGACAGACACTGTCTGAAAAATGGTATCTGCGAACAGAGAGATGGCTGTTTATTGCTTTGACACTCTCCTCGCCCACTACAACAGCCAAGAAGTTCCTCCTCCGGCTTTTGATGAAGCCCAACagtaatttcttttgttttaccCAACTTCTAATGTTTAGTTATAGTCAACGATTTTGTTTTGAtgttcaatttctttttttgtgATGTTATATTATAAGCAGTGGTGGACCTAGAATTTTTCTCATAAAGTGGGTAAGATTGTATCGAAATTTTGTGAGATAAgcaaaattaactaaatataatTGAACAAAGATGTACATCTCCAATTTCGGACTTATTTGACCCCGAAATGTCTCGGGATTAGTGCATCTCAAATTAGTGTCGCGGGATCACGTAAGTTCATTTTAACATTTTGGGTCAACTAGCCCAAAATTCTCTTAATTTAGGTTAAGTAACCCCAAAGATGTTCATCTCAAATATCGACTTATTTGACCGCGAAATGTAAATTTGGAGACTTAATTGACTTAAGTGATTTAGTTAACcctgaaaatttaaattttgggtCTAATTGACCCAAGAGGTTAAAATTGACTTATTTGATGTCATAAGTTTGTTTGAGGGTTGCGTTGACCCTTTgatcaaatataaattttaaatttttaagtggGCAATACTGTAGATTTTAAGGCGGAAAAACTAAAGATACAAAAAAAAGGTGGGGAATTGTCCACAATAAGCTCTTCCTAGGCTCGCCGTAATCAACCGTAAGCTAGAGAATTTGCTTgagtcaaaaataaaataaaggaaaaaagCTTTGTTCTTTAGTGCTTAATTGAATGATCATGCAAGTTGCTAAGTTGACATTGTTTAGATGAGGTTTGATCTAAAAACATCATAGGAGTGGAACTGGTGGCCAGTTCTTTCTGTTAGGATTGTTGTATTGCGAAAATGAATTGAAGAGTCTGTGTTTTTTCTGTTTCTTATATCTTGAGTGAATtccttgtttttttaaattatttggcGTGttgtattaaatattataaaaaaatatactgtATGCCTGTATGCACTGTTCTATTGTTATGACTTTTTCTTGAAACTTGTCTTGATGATAATAGTTTGAATTAAAACTGTTTTTGCATGCTGAAATTTTATTGCTTGTGATCTCATAAAACGTGGATTATTTTTCAGCCCTCTATTTGTCACATGGAAGAAAATAGTCAATGGCAGCGAGCCTCGCTTACGTGGATGCATTGGAACATTAGAAGCTCGATACTTGATAAATGGGTTTAAGGACTATGCTTTGACTAGGTACTGCAATATTTTGCTAgttgaatttaaatttgtattttatgcaTAGTTGTTAAAGCGCTAGGCGCACCTAAAGCGCAAAGGGCCTCAAATAGCCCGAGGCGCTAGGCGCAAAAAAAGCGCACGCCCGAGTGAATCTAGGCGCATATAcgtaaaaaagttaaatacctattatagatatataaaagCTTGTTCAGATGACATGATTCTTTGTCCATGACCTTGATTCTTATTTTAATGTGATAAAAAACAAGATCATCGATCAAGATAGAGGAGTCTTGAGCATAATAGTTTTTAAgtgcaatatttttatatttgtaaggCTTCTGTTttcattaattgttttatttatatttgattttttaaaagctCAAAGTCCAAAGCCCAAAACtttaacaaatacaaaaaaataggGTTTCCAACAATGTCTCTTGCCCGGAAAAAGCGCACTTCATGCCTTAAGCGCACCCGAAGCGCACCCAGGCGCACCACCCTCGCCTAGCGCTTTTCTAGCGCCTAGGCACGCCTGAGGCGCGCTTTTGATAACTATGATTTTATGTTCCTACTTTCCACCTTCGTTTTCTGAAAAGGAAGATAATTCGTTTCATTCCATTAGTAGGTCTCTCTTGCTTTGTGTGTGCGCATCTGTCTATGTTACTGTATATAGTGTTCATTCCTGTGTCAAATTGTCTCTCTGTGCAAGTTTGTGTATGCATTTAGCTTATAGGACTTGGGATAAGCATGTTGCTTGGTTACTATGCTACTAATTTTATCTTTCTTTCTATGGGGAAGTAAAATAAGATGGTAGATGCACTCTGCGTGGAGTACCAAGGCAtcgaaaaaaattgatttagaaAAGATTTCAGATTTTGTAGTCTATAATGGTAAATAATTTCAGTTTGCTATAGTCTAAGATGAAAAGATGATGATTTAAGTTTTTATGAAAGGCGAAAGAGTGTAATCCAGGAACAGAAAATTTTGCAATCAAAAGTCGATGATAAGAATGTACCGATGCATTACTTGcaccttaaattaattaacctGGCTTCACTTTTTGTGTGAAGGGTAACGAGTCTTGAAGCTTTTTCTCTAAGTTGTTAAATACACGTGCCAAGAGGTGAAAAGGCCTTCTTTTGGATTCGAAATTTGCTTCTAAGCTTATTAATTAGCTCCCATGTGCAGTTTCTAATGATTTGATGCTTGAATTTATTTACAGTTTAACCTATTAGAGTAATTGAAAGGACTAAGGAAAAACTTCATGGTCTTTAATCACTACGTTATAAGAATGAATGTATAATCATGGCCAGTGATAACAATTATGTAGGTATATGAAGCTCAACTTCCGTATAATTTTAAACCACTGTCGATTGATAAGAATATTGCTGGTTCGAGGGCATATGTGAGAGTTCATAATACATTAATCAAATTCATTTCTCTCATATGCTTATGTCTTTTCAATATTCTGTTTCATTTTATTATCTTGCAGTGCTTTAAAGGACCGCAGATTTCCTCCAATACAGCCTAAAGAATTACCTTCTTTGGAATGCACAGTTTCCATCCTGGCTGATTATGAAACTGCTGACAATTATCTTGATTGGGAGGTATGTGATATTTGAACTTATGTTACCTGTTCAAAAGCTGGGTGCTTATGTTTTCAAATTTGTAATACACTGGGCTGTATTGTCATACTGCGCTTGCTTTTTTATTCTAGTATGTTTCACATTTTGTTGTCTTCCAACCTGTGTTTTTTTCACCAAAAAGTTAAgtgtaagaaaaaaaataatttgaagtTGTTTTTAAGTGAGATTGGTTGCGGAGTTTTTAGAATTAAATCTCAATTTAATAGATCTACAAGCTGCATAAAATAACTTTTACTTGCACCTTACGCCATGCATGTTTCATATTAAGGGCTTGGTGGAGCCCTGTATGGTGAAATGCAGGCAGTTTTTCTTTGCATTTTAAACATATAGGCTATAGGCTTGGATGGTGAAATGTTGGCAGCTTTTCTTTGCATTTTAATCATATATTTCCGATCATCTTAATCCTCATTTATTTGCGGCATAGTGGAGCATTTGAGTTGCACTGATGCTCTCCCTCACAAACTAGAAGTAAATATTTGAAAGCAGTTATAATTTCTCAAAGAAAATAGTAATTGAGTTTACAATTCACATAATAGAGTCTTCGTGCTCTTtaacataatttatttaaaaacctTTCAGAATATTTATTCGTTAGTAAATGCACAATCAAATTGTAAATGGAAAATTTCGAATCTATTTCCCAAGTTTAGTGAATTAGATTAAGGTTAATGATCGATAAAATGATGATctgcatttttttcaaatctctCCTGGTCCCATAATTTAATCACTTTTAACCTAAATTATAAAGTTAACAAcagtatttatttaagttattgagttagAAGTAAAATATACATGTAAAACCTTGCAAACTacataaattattgaaaaaataacatATGGTTTTGATCTCTCTATTATTGCAAGTATTTCATCTCAAAATGGAAGGAAAGAATAGTTACAACTTTAATATCGATGTCACATTGTCCTAGCAAGCCTTTTACACATTGGTGGTGTTATCATTTTCCAAAGAACATTTTATCAACTTTTTTGAGTTTTGAAAACTAGTAATTGAGAAAAACAGGTAATAAATGCTTTTTCTAAAGGCAGGTTGGAAAAAGCGAGTTGGGAGTAAAACTAAAAAAGCAAATATTTAATtcacaaaaaattgaaaagtgatTTTTTGCTCTCAAACATTAATCCTAAACAGGCCCTATATCTCTTGTTGAAATCACAATATATCAGATTCAATCTACCGTTAATTTTCCattccaaatatttaaattagtgCACTTAATATAATGTCATTCTCTCAAGTGCTTTTAAGCCTCTTCCATATGTTTTTCTTCTTATGTATCTAATGGATTAAACAAGACAGACAGCTCGGATTTGTTAATAGGTTTGTGCTAGTATTTAATGCTTGTTGTTCTTGAAGTTTTTGGCAAAACTAAAGCAGTAACTTGATTTTTTGATGAAAAACTATTCAAatgaactaaaaataaattattggagtGGAGATTCTTTGAATGGTATATGTAGTATGATAATGGAAACACTAAAACGAGAAATCCCAATCAAAAAACTGCAAAGTGATCAGAAGTGTTATCGGATATGGAAATGAAAGCCGAAATAATTGGTGAAAtctttgtaaatttaatttcttgcTGTAATGTCAGCTGTTGGACATAGTAGAACAGTGGTAAGAAGTTTATTTGAGCGAATCTAGTAACACTTGATCAAGTTCTTGTCTTTCTCTGTCATCATTTGGTTTTGGTGCAGATTGGGAAGCATGGTTTAATTATTGAGTTTACTGATCCTAATAATAATGCTAGGAGAAGTGCGACATATTTGCCTGAAGTAGCTGCCCATGAAGGTACACATTTTTTAAGATGTAGCAGTTATATTGAGACGGTGTTGTGTATATGTTCTAAATATGTTTATCTTACATTCAGCAGTGTTATTTTGGCTTGACCATATTTTTTGATGTTGAATGAACTACATAATAAGTATTGATACTTGTGGGAAACCTATGTCTTGACCATAGTCTGGTTCTAAATGCTGCATATTCTGCAGTTTGCACTATGCATCCTAGTAACAATTTGGAATTCTGTACTCTTCAAAGGTCAGATTACCGTATTTCTTTCCCTTGCTACCCTGATTGGAATGGTGCAATATATGGCCAAACCTATATGGAAGTTAGTTTTGGCTATTAAAGAAGTCGGGGATCTTATTGGGGCTGTCAATGTGTTGTCAGAACAAATAAGGACGGGTAAAATTAAAACTGGAGTTTATTGCTTTGTAGGAAGAGTTTTGTTTACTTGTTAGAGAATTATAGATAGAGAAATGAAAGGAGAGAACAAATAGATTTGTTGATTTTGGGTATCATTATCGGGTGTGTTCTATCTATGGTTGCTATATATCGTTGTAAAGGTCATACTTCTGGTGATTTTGTCTTTGCGAAAATATGTATTCGTTCTCTCCTTTATTTATAGAAACTAGATCTctttgatttgtattttttcatctTGGATTAACTTGACTTTGGTAAACATTGTCCTGGTTCTGTTGCAACTTTTTTTCTAATGTCTTAATAGCAATTTCGCAACTGTAAGTATAAAATCCTTGGGAGTGCtaaatttctttcattttctttatacAAGCAGAAAGCCAAAGGGACTTGTTCGAATttcgtttggttaaaatggttaattAGACTAATTTAGATATGAATGAGTAGAAACAGTTTGGTTTATGCCATTAGTTCACCAAACCgaaagaaaattcaaactttaaaacaaaattgttgataatttatatgtatatatgtgtatattatatatatatatatatactagtatGTATTTAATTTAGTTGTTATATGTAATTTTAGTCTAGATCTATAAACTGAACCAAagaaaattgtaaaatattgGTTAACCAAACTAACATTGtataggtagcacggacacttcattcaatcaatgttTGGAAAACATTTCAATCACTTGACGTTTCAAACACAGAAACTTCAATTTGTACATAGAGAACCTTATAATAACACCGTCTCTTGGcatctatatatataaactcaACGACTCTATGCTTGTGTAGATTGTGTTTTTGACTTGGTTTAGCATTTCGGTTCAGGTTGGACAAAATTGGAAGCAATTGATTCGCTGATGCGAAAAGCCGGTTACAGTAGTCTCATCACCGAATCACTTCGGAAGTCTATCCGACTGACTCGTTACCAGAGCACACTTTTTACTTTGACCTACACCGATTACGCCTCATATGTCAAGGCGGCTAGGGGTGCAGCTCCCACTATTAATGGGACAAAACCCGTCCACCATTAAAATGCAAACAAGCTTTTGCTAAAGAGCCAAAGCTTGTTTGGTTAATAATTTATCAAGATTCCAGTCAAACTGCATCAGTAATTGTTGTACCAGAAACACACCTGATGGTTTCTGGGCATTACTTGTACAACTTTGGCTGTACTGCTCAACtctttatttgttaatttggaATTT includes:
- the LOC126660800 gene encoding uncharacterized protein At2g38710, with translation MVSANREMAVYCFDTLLAHYNSQEVPPPAFDEAQHPLFVTWKKIVNGSEPRLRGCIGTLEARYLINGFKDYALTSALKDRRFPPIQPKELPSLECTVSILADYETADNYLDWEIGKHGLIIEFTDPNNNARRSATYLPEVAAHEGWTKLEAIDSLMRKAGYSSLITESLRKSIRLTRYQSTLFTLTYTDYASYVKAARGAAPTINGTKPVHH